The Agromyces marinus genome window below encodes:
- a CDS encoding F0F1 ATP synthase subunit gamma translates to MGAQLRVYRQKIKSAQTTKKITRAMELISASRIQKAQARVAASTPYSDAITRAVSAVSSYSNVAHVLTTEPEQVDRAAIVIFTSDRGLAGAFNSQVLREAEELAELLRSQGKQVVYFLIGRKSVGYFTFRRRDYERSWIGGTDNPEFETAKEVAEAVLEAFLRDSADGGVDEIHIVYNRFVSRITQVPVVTRLLPLEVVEADDEPAPTGKPDVFPLYEFEPDAETVLDGLLPVYIESRIFNAMLQSAAAKHAATQKAMKSATDNADKLITDYTRLANEARQSEITQQIAEIVGGADALSSAK, encoded by the coding sequence ATGGGAGCGCAGCTTCGGGTCTACCGCCAGAAGATCAAGTCGGCGCAGACGACCAAGAAGATCACGCGAGCGATGGAGCTCATCTCCGCCTCGCGGATCCAGAAGGCGCAGGCGCGCGTCGCAGCGTCCACGCCGTACTCCGACGCGATCACCCGCGCCGTCTCGGCGGTGTCGAGCTACTCGAACGTCGCGCACGTGCTCACGACCGAGCCCGAGCAGGTCGACCGCGCCGCGATCGTGATCTTCACCTCGGACCGCGGCCTCGCGGGCGCGTTCAACTCGCAGGTCCTCCGCGAGGCGGAGGAACTCGCCGAGCTGCTCCGCAGCCAGGGCAAGCAGGTCGTGTACTTCCTCATCGGCCGCAAGTCGGTGGGCTACTTCACGTTCCGTCGCCGCGACTACGAGCGCAGCTGGATCGGGGGCACCGACAACCCCGAGTTCGAGACGGCCAAGGAGGTCGCCGAGGCCGTGCTCGAGGCCTTCCTCCGGGACAGCGCTGACGGCGGAGTCGATGAGATCCACATCGTCTACAACCGGTTCGTCAGCCGCATCACCCAGGTGCCGGTCGTCACGCGCCTGCTGCCCCTCGAGGTGGTCGAGGCCGACGATGAGCCGGCGCCCACGGGCAAGCCCGACGTGTTCCCGCTCTACGAGTTCGAGCCCGACGCGGAGACCGTCCTCGACGGGCTCCTGCCGGTCTACATCGAGAGCCGGATCTTCAACGCCATGCTCCAGTCGGCCGCAGCCAAGCACGCGGCGACGCAGAAGGCGATGAAGTCGGCCACCGACAACGCCGACAAGCTCATCACGGACTACACCCGACTGGCCAACGAGGCCCGTCAGTCCGAGATCACGCAGCAGATCGCAGAAATCGTGGGTGGAGCGGACGCGCTCTCCTCCGCCAAGTAG
- the atpD gene encoding F0F1 ATP synthase subunit beta, translating into MTDTATAPVQDKAGSVGRIARVTGPVVDIEFPHDSIPEIYNALKATITIGEESTELTLEVAQHLGDDVVRAIALKPTDGLVRGQEVHDTGAAISVPVGDVTKGKVFNVIGEVLNAAPGETVEITERWPIHRKPPSFDQLESKTQLFETGIKVIDLLTPYVQGGKIGLFGGAGVGKTVLIQEMIQRVAQDHGGVSVFAGVGERTREGNDLIHEMEEAGVFDKTALVFGQMDEPPGTRLRVALSALTMAEYFRDVQKQDVLLFIDNIFRFTQAGSEVSTLLGRMPSAVGYQPNLADEMGILQERITSTRGHSITSLQAIYVPADDYTDPAPATTFAHLDATTELSREIASKGLYPAVDPLTSTSRILDPRYLGEDHYRVATTVKQILQKNKELQEIIAILGVDELSEEDKITVSRARRIQQFLSQNTYMAKKFTGVEGSTVPLKDTIESFDAIARGDFDHVAEQAFFNVGPISDVEEKWAKIQKENG; encoded by the coding sequence ATGACTGACACCGCTACCGCGCCAGTCCAGGACAAGGCGGGTTCCGTCGGCCGCATCGCGCGCGTGACCGGGCCCGTCGTCGACATCGAATTCCCGCACGACTCGATCCCGGAGATCTACAACGCCCTCAAGGCGACGATCACCATCGGCGAGGAGTCGACGGAGCTGACGCTCGAGGTCGCCCAGCACCTCGGCGACGACGTCGTGCGCGCCATCGCGCTCAAGCCGACCGACGGCCTCGTCCGCGGCCAGGAGGTCCACGACACCGGCGCCGCGATCTCCGTGCCCGTCGGCGACGTGACCAAGGGCAAGGTCTTCAACGTGATCGGCGAGGTCCTGAACGCCGCTCCCGGCGAGACCGTCGAGATCACCGAGCGCTGGCCGATCCACCGCAAGCCGCCGAGCTTCGACCAGCTGGAGTCCAAGACGCAGCTGTTCGAGACCGGCATCAAGGTCATCGACCTGCTCACCCCGTACGTGCAGGGTGGCAAGATCGGCCTCTTCGGCGGTGCGGGCGTCGGCAAGACCGTCCTCATCCAGGAGATGATCCAGCGCGTGGCCCAGGACCACGGTGGTGTCTCGGTGTTCGCCGGTGTCGGCGAGCGCACCCGTGAGGGCAACGACCTGATCCACGAGATGGAGGAGGCGGGCGTCTTCGACAAGACCGCCCTCGTCTTCGGCCAGATGGACGAGCCGCCGGGGACGCGTCTGCGCGTCGCCCTCTCGGCGCTGACCATGGCCGAGTACTTCCGCGACGTGCAGAAGCAGGACGTGCTCCTCTTCATCGACAACATCTTCCGCTTCACCCAGGCGGGCTCCGAGGTGTCGACGCTGCTCGGCCGCATGCCCTCCGCGGTGGGCTACCAGCCGAACCTCGCCGACGAGATGGGCATCCTCCAGGAGCGCATCACCTCGACGCGCGGCCACTCGATCACCTCGCTGCAGGCGATCTACGTGCCCGCCGACGACTACACCGACCCGGCGCCGGCTACGACGTTCGCGCACCTCGACGCGACGACCGAGCTCTCGCGTGAGATCGCGTCGAAGGGTCTCTACCCCGCGGTCGACCCGCTGACCTCGACGTCGCGCATCCTCGACCCGCGCTACCTGGGCGAGGACCACTACCGCGTCGCGACGACCGTCAAGCAGATCCTCCAGAAGAACAAGGAACTGCAGGAGATCATCGCCATCCTCGGTGTCGACGAGCTCTCCGAGGAAGACAAGATCACCGTCTCCCGCGCCCGTCGCATCCAGCAGTTCCTCTCGCAGAACACCTACATGGCGAAGAAGTTCACGGGTGTCGAGGGTTCGACCGTGCCGCTGAAGGACACGATCGAGTCGTTCGACGCCATCGCCCGCGGTGACTTCGACCACGTCGCCGAGCAGGCCTTCTTCAACGTCGGCCCGATCTCGGACGTGGAAGAGAAGTGGGCGAAGATCCAGAAGGAGAACGGCTGA
- a CDS encoding AAA family ATPase — translation MLGEHSFDRQFGDLSVTQLVVMAGLPGAGKSTIGEIVGARLGASVVSVDPIESAILRAGIDVDQPTGLAAYLVAQQIAETELDAGRTVIVDAVNAAESARLAWRDLAERADVRLRVVEVVCSDTAIHRERLERRERNLPHLDETTWRAVEQSLDGYAPWTGPSAALPRVTLDSVQPLGVNVDAALAFISA, via the coding sequence ATGCTGGGGGAGCACTCGTTCGATCGGCAGTTCGGTGACCTGAGCGTCACGCAACTCGTCGTGATGGCCGGGCTGCCGGGTGCGGGCAAGTCGACGATCGGCGAGATCGTCGGTGCCCGCCTCGGCGCCTCGGTCGTCTCGGTCGACCCGATCGAGTCGGCGATCCTCCGCGCGGGGATCGACGTCGACCAGCCGACGGGGCTGGCCGCCTACCTCGTGGCCCAGCAGATCGCCGAGACTGAGCTCGACGCCGGGCGCACGGTGATCGTCGACGCCGTCAACGCCGCCGAGTCGGCGCGTCTGGCCTGGCGGGACCTCGCCGAGCGGGCTGACGTCCGGCTCCGGGTCGTCGAGGTGGTCTGCTCGGACACGGCCATCCATCGAGAGCGGCTCGAACGGCGCGAGCGCAACCTGCCGCACCTCGACGAGACGACCTGGCGCGCGGTCGAGCAGAGCCTGGACGGGTACGCGCCGTGGACGGGCCCCTCTGCCGCACTCCCGCGCGTGACCCTCGACAGCGTGCAGCCGCTCGGCGTCAACGTCGACGCAGCGCTCGCGTTCATCTCCGCCTAG
- a CDS encoding YaaA family protein, with translation MLVLLPPSETKRSGGEGHALEFAALSFPVLDEPRRTVVDATCALAADPDAMMRALKLGPRQASEVERNLHLTSSPTMPALDRYTGVLFDALDGPSLDADAREYARERVAVHSALLGLVGAMDPIPAYRLSHDSRLPGIRLKAHWRARVAAALAEHDGLIVDLRSEGYAELGPAPVRPDSVFVRVVSIDGGGRRRALNHFNKKAKGLFARALLEARPTLATRTDLLDWARTAGFRLDAGHSRPGAPDELDLVA, from the coding sequence GTGCTGGTCCTGCTGCCTCCGTCCGAGACCAAGCGATCGGGCGGGGAGGGCCACGCGCTGGAGTTCGCCGCGCTCTCGTTCCCGGTACTCGACGAGCCGCGCCGCACGGTCGTCGACGCGACGTGCGCGTTGGCCGCCGATCCGGACGCGATGATGCGCGCCCTCAAGCTCGGTCCCCGCCAGGCTTCCGAGGTCGAGCGCAACCTGCACCTGACGTCCTCGCCCACGATGCCCGCGCTCGACCGGTACACGGGCGTGCTCTTCGACGCGCTGGACGGCCCGTCGCTCGATGCGGACGCCCGGGAGTACGCCCGCGAGCGGGTCGCGGTGCACTCCGCGCTCCTCGGGCTGGTGGGAGCGATGGACCCGATCCCGGCGTACCGTCTCTCGCACGATTCGCGACTGCCCGGGATCCGGTTGAAGGCCCACTGGCGCGCGCGCGTCGCTGCGGCGCTCGCGGAACACGACGGCCTCATCGTCGATCTCCGATCGGAGGGCTACGCGGAACTGGGCCCTGCGCCCGTGCGGCCCGACAGCGTCTTCGTCCGGGTCGTGTCGATCGACGGCGGCGGGCGCCGACGCGCGCTGAACCACTTCAACAAGAAGGCGAAGGGGTTGTTCGCGCGAGCGCTGCTCGAGGCTCGCCCGACCCTGGCGACCCGGACGGACCTGCTCGACTGGGCGAGGACCGCCGGGTTCCGGCTCGATGCCGGGCACTCCCGGCCGGGTGCGCCCGACGAGCTCGACCTGGTCGCGTAG
- a CDS encoding F0F1 ATP synthase subunit B, whose translation MLHAVLRAATEGESGPNPVLPAMYDIVWSAVCFVIILLFFWRYALPRMQQLLDERAEAIEGNIAKADEAQRKAEAALEEYTAQLADARAEAGRIRETAREDGKKIVAEAKDQASVEAARISSSAQAQIEAERQSALVSLRSEVGTIAIDLASGVVGETLSDDAKAKAVVDRFLADLEASEQAAAGGKK comes from the coding sequence GTGCTTCACGCAGTACTCAGGGCTGCGACGGAGGGCGAGTCGGGGCCGAACCCGGTCCTCCCGGCCATGTACGACATCGTCTGGTCGGCGGTCTGCTTCGTCATCATCCTCCTGTTCTTCTGGCGCTACGCGCTGCCGCGCATGCAGCAGCTGCTGGACGAGCGTGCCGAGGCGATCGAGGGCAACATCGCGAAGGCCGACGAGGCCCAGCGCAAGGCCGAGGCGGCGCTCGAGGAGTACACCGCCCAGCTCGCCGACGCGCGAGCCGAGGCCGGTCGCATCCGCGAGACCGCCCGCGAGGACGGCAAGAAGATCGTCGCCGAGGCCAAGGACCAGGCGTCGGTCGAGGCGGCACGCATCAGCTCGAGCGCGCAGGCCCAGATCGAGGCCGAGCGTCAGTCGGCCCTGGTGTCGCTGCGCTCCGAGGTCGGCACGATCGCGATCGACCTCGCTTCGGGAGTCGTCGGCGAGACCCTCTCCGACGATGCCAAGGCCAAGGCCGTGGTCGACCGCTTCCTCGCAGACCTCGAGGCGTCCGAGCAGGCCGCCGCAGGAGGGAAGAAGTAG
- the atpB gene encoding F0F1 ATP synthase subunit A, whose product MFVDARAPLHAPKQEKALLANAANLLVPTETTDGEFHGPSIEEFFPGPIFLEGTPFEMSRITLVQLIAVAALLLVFWAGTRRMRVVPGRFQSVVEMGLDLVRVNVADDLLGKKDGKRFLPILTTIFFMVLFMNITGIIPLLNIAGTSVIGVPLVLAIVSYVTFIYAGIKASPKNFFKNSLFPSGVPWPVYIIVTPIELISTFIIRPVTLTLRLLMNMIVGHLLLVLFFAATQFFVFQLGGWYALLGVGSLAFGLAFTVFEILVAVLQAYVFTLLTAVYIQLAVAEEH is encoded by the coding sequence CGACTGAAACCACTGATGGTGAATTCCACGGGCCGTCGATCGAGGAATTCTTCCCCGGGCCGATCTTCCTCGAGGGCACCCCCTTCGAGATGAGCCGCATCACGCTGGTTCAGCTGATCGCGGTCGCCGCCCTCCTGCTGGTGTTCTGGGCCGGCACGCGCCGCATGCGCGTCGTGCCCGGTCGCTTCCAGAGCGTCGTCGAGATGGGCCTGGACCTCGTCCGCGTCAACGTCGCCGACGACCTGCTCGGCAAGAAGGACGGCAAGCGGTTCCTGCCGATCCTGACCACCATCTTCTTCATGGTGCTGTTCATGAACATCACGGGCATCATCCCGTTGCTGAACATCGCAGGCACCTCGGTCATCGGCGTCCCGCTCGTGCTCGCGATCGTGTCGTACGTGACCTTCATCTACGCCGGCATCAAGGCGAGCCCGAAGAACTTCTTCAAGAACTCCCTGTTCCCCTCTGGCGTCCCGTGGCCGGTGTACATCATCGTCACGCCCATCGAGCTCATCTCGACCTTCATCATCCGGCCCGTCACGCTCACGCTGCGACTGCTGATGAACATGATCGTCGGGCACCTGCTGCTCGTGCTCTTCTTCGCTGCGACGCAGTTCTTCGTCTTCCAGCTCGGCGGCTGGTACGCCCTGCTCGGCGTCGGATCGCTGGCATTCGGCCTCGCGTTCACGGTGTTCGAGATCCTCGTCGCCGTCCTGCAGGCCTACGTCTTCACGCTCCTCACCGCGGTCTACATCCAGCTCGCGGTGGCGGAGGAGCACTGA
- the atpE gene encoding ATP synthase F0 subunit C, which translates to MDATTVLAEINGNIATVGYGLAAIGPAIGVGIVVGKTIEGVARQPELAGRLQVLMWIGIAFTEALAFIGIATYFIFTN; encoded by the coding sequence GTGGACGCAACCACCGTTCTCGCTGAGATCAACGGCAACATCGCAACGGTCGGCTACGGCCTCGCCGCCATCGGCCCGGCCATCGGCGTCGGCATCGTCGTCGGCAAGACGATCGAGGGCGTCGCTCGCCAGCCCGAGCTGGCCGGCCGCCTGCAGGTGCTGATGTGGATCGGTATCGCCTTCACCGAGGCGCTCGCCTTCATCGGTATCGCGACCTACTTCATCTTCACGAACTAG
- the atpA gene encoding F0F1 ATP synthase subunit alpha, protein MAELSISPDEIRSALSEFARDYEPGAAQKTEVGYVTDAADGIAHVEGLPSVMANELVKFADGTLGLALNLDEDEIGVVVLGEFTGIEEGMEVTRTGEVLSVPVGEGYLGRVVDPLGAPIDGLGEIASEGRRALELQAPGVMQRKSVHEPLQTGIKAIDAMIPVGRGQRQLIIGDRQTGKTAIAIDTIINQKANWESGDPTKQVRCIYVAIGQKGSTIASVKGALEDAGAMEYTTIVAAPASDPAGFKYLAPYTGSAIGQHWMYDGKHVLIIFDDLSKQAEAYRAVSLLLRRPPGREAYPGDVFYLHSRLLERCAKLSDELGAGSMTGLPIIETKANDVSAYIPTNVISITDGQIFLQSDLFNSNQRPAVDVGISVSRVGGDAQVKSIKKVSGTLKLELAQYRSLEAFAMFASDLDAASRRQLERGARLTELLKQPQYSPYPVEEQVVSIWAGTNGKLDEVPVEDILRFEREFLDYLGRNTSVLSDLRETNVLTDETVATMESSVDSFKLEFQTGEGKPLASVGSEKFEAIDEEEVVQEKIVKGRR, encoded by the coding sequence ATGGCAGAACTCTCCATCAGCCCCGACGAGATCCGTTCGGCTCTCTCGGAGTTCGCCCGGGACTACGAGCCGGGCGCGGCGCAGAAGACCGAGGTCGGGTACGTCACCGACGCGGCCGACGGCATCGCCCATGTCGAGGGCCTGCCCTCGGTCATGGCGAACGAGCTCGTCAAGTTCGCGGACGGGACGCTCGGCCTCGCCCTGAACCTCGACGAGGACGAGATCGGTGTCGTCGTGCTCGGCGAGTTCACCGGCATCGAAGAGGGCATGGAGGTGACCCGCACGGGCGAGGTCCTCTCGGTTCCCGTGGGCGAGGGCTACCTCGGCCGCGTCGTCGACCCGCTCGGCGCGCCGATCGACGGTCTCGGCGAGATCGCTTCGGAGGGTCGTCGTGCGCTCGAGCTGCAGGCGCCCGGCGTCATGCAGCGCAAGTCGGTGCACGAGCCGCTGCAGACCGGCATCAAGGCCATCGACGCGATGATCCCGGTCGGCCGCGGCCAGCGTCAGCTGATCATCGGCGACCGCCAGACCGGCAAGACCGCGATCGCGATCGACACCATCATCAACCAGAAGGCGAACTGGGAGTCGGGCGACCCGACCAAGCAGGTCCGCTGCATCTACGTCGCGATCGGCCAGAAGGGCTCGACCATCGCCTCGGTGAAGGGTGCGCTCGAGGACGCCGGCGCGATGGAGTACACGACCATCGTCGCGGCCCCCGCCTCCGACCCCGCGGGCTTCAAGTACCTCGCGCCGTACACCGGCTCGGCCATCGGCCAGCACTGGATGTACGACGGCAAGCACGTCCTGATCATCTTCGACGACCTGTCGAAGCAGGCCGAGGCCTACCGCGCCGTGTCGCTGCTGCTGCGTCGCCCGCCGGGCCGCGAGGCGTACCCGGGTGACGTCTTCTACCTGCACTCGCGCCTGCTCGAGCGTTGCGCGAAGCTCTCCGACGAGCTCGGCGCCGGCTCGATGACCGGCCTGCCGATCATCGAGACCAAGGCCAACGACGTCTCGGCGTACATCCCCACGAACGTGATCTCGATCACCGACGGCCAGATCTTCCTCCAGTCGGACCTGTTCAACTCGAACCAGCGTCCGGCGGTCGACGTCGGCATCTCGGTCTCCCGAGTCGGTGGCGACGCCCAGGTCAAGTCGATCAAGAAGGTCTCGGGCACGCTCAAGCTCGAGCTCGCGCAGTACCGCTCGCTCGAGGCGTTCGCGATGTTCGCATCCGACCTCGACGCGGCCAGCCGGCGCCAGCTCGAGCGCGGCGCGCGACTGACCGAGCTGCTCAAGCAGCCGCAGTACTCGCCGTACCCCGTCGAGGAGCAGGTCGTCTCGATCTGGGCCGGTACCAACGGCAAGCTCGACGAGGTCCCCGTCGAGGACATCCTGCGCTTCGAGCGCGAGTTCCTCGACTACCTCGGCCGCAACACGTCGGTGCTCTCGGACCTCCGCGAGACCAACGTGCTCACCGACGAGACCGTCGCGACCATGGAGTCGTCGGTCGACTCGTTCAAGCTCGAGTTCCAGACCGGTGAGGGCAAGCCCCTCGCCTCGGTCGGCAGCGAGAAGTTCGAGGCGATCGATGAGGAAGAGGTCGTCCAGGAGAAGATCGTCAAGGGTCGCCGCTAG
- a CDS encoding F0F1 ATP synthase subunit epsilon yields MASLNVSVVSADQEVWSGEAAMVVARTVEGEIGILPGHEPMLAILAGGEVRVTLPGGEKITADAEDGFLSVQSDAVQVVASRATLA; encoded by the coding sequence ATGGCCAGCCTCAACGTGAGCGTCGTCTCGGCCGACCAGGAAGTCTGGTCGGGCGAGGCGGCCATGGTGGTGGCGCGCACCGTCGAAGGCGAGATCGGCATCCTGCCGGGTCACGAGCCCATGCTCGCGATCCTCGCCGGTGGCGAGGTGCGCGTCACCCTCCCCGGTGGTGAGAAGATCACCGCCGACGCGGAGGACGGATTCCTCTCGGTGCAGTCGGACGCGGTCCAGGTCGTCGCCTCGCGGGCCACCCTCGCCTGA
- a CDS encoding IS481 family transposase encodes MSYATHARAALTVTGRIKIALLVVDDGWTQARVAERFQVARGTVSKWVARYRAGGRAAMQDRSSKPKVSPSRTPQRTERRIIGLRVNRRWGPHRIAYHLGLPQSTVSKVLNRYRVPLLGQVDKNTGVRVRKPKPVRYERAVPGELVHVDVKKLGRIPDGGGWRTLGRSAGRKHRSGAGYSYLHSAIDDHARLVYSEILDDERKDTAAGFWERANAFYTGHGITVQRVMTDNGSCYRSKAFNDALGENVTHKYTRPYRPQTNGKIERFHRTLADEWAYARHYASDQQRATSYPDWLHHYNHHRPHTGIGGLAPIDRVHNVSGKNN; translated from the coding sequence GTGTCCTACGCTACCCATGCCCGTGCTGCGCTCACCGTGACCGGGCGGATCAAGATCGCGTTGCTCGTCGTCGACGACGGGTGGACACAGGCTCGTGTCGCTGAACGGTTCCAGGTCGCTCGTGGCACGGTGTCGAAGTGGGTCGCCCGGTACCGGGCAGGCGGGCGTGCGGCGATGCAGGATCGGTCCTCGAAGCCGAAGGTCTCGCCGTCGCGGACGCCGCAGCGCACCGAGCGTCGCATCATCGGGTTGCGGGTGAACCGGCGCTGGGGTCCGCACCGGATCGCGTACCACCTCGGCCTGCCGCAGTCGACGGTCTCGAAGGTGCTGAACCGGTACCGGGTGCCGCTGCTGGGACAGGTCGACAAGAACACCGGAGTCCGGGTCCGCAAGCCCAAGCCCGTCCGCTACGAACGCGCCGTGCCGGGCGAACTGGTGCACGTGGACGTGAAGAAACTCGGCCGCATCCCCGACGGCGGCGGGTGGCGCACCCTGGGCCGTTCCGCAGGGCGCAAGCACCGGTCCGGGGCCGGCTACTCGTACCTGCATTCCGCGATCGATGACCATGCCCGCCTGGTGTACTCCGAGATCCTCGACGACGAACGCAAGGACACCGCCGCGGGGTTCTGGGAACGCGCGAACGCGTTCTACACCGGCCACGGCATCACCGTGCAACGCGTGATGACGGACAACGGGTCCTGCTACCGCTCGAAGGCATTCAACGACGCGCTCGGCGAGAACGTGACGCACAAGTACACCCGCCCGTACCGGCCACAGACGAACGGCAAGATCGAGCGGTTCCACCGCACCCTCGCCGACGAATGGGCATACGCCCGGCACTACGCGTCAGACCAGCAGCGCGCCACGAGCTACCCCGACTGGCTGCATCACTACAATCACCACAGACCCCACACCGGGATCGGCGGCCTCGCACCCATCGACCGCGTCCACAACGTCAGTGGGAAGAACAACTAG
- a CDS encoding F0F1 ATP synthase subunit delta, which produces MGSATREALAGTRAELATLGGAELPVAGDLLAATRVIAATPQLRTALTDNEADAAQKTALVERVFGDRIAPGAAKLLVSAASRRWSSQADFLDGVEELGFRVAADAAGDAEVDAELFAFQRTVGSDAELELALGSKLGSTDAKVRLVERLLAPVASPATTLIVRHLVQSPRGRRTGEMLRDAAAVVADQRGFDVATVTTAVRLGDDQFARLERTLGAQAGRRVRFDAIVDPTVLGGMRVQIGDDVIDGSVASRLSELRQKLAG; this is translated from the coding sequence ATGGGCAGCGCTACGAGAGAGGCCCTGGCCGGCACGCGAGCCGAGCTCGCGACGCTCGGCGGGGCCGAGCTCCCGGTCGCAGGCGACCTCCTCGCCGCGACCCGGGTGATCGCCGCGACCCCGCAGCTGCGGACCGCGCTCACCGACAACGAAGCGGATGCCGCGCAGAAGACCGCGCTCGTCGAGCGCGTCTTCGGCGACCGGATCGCGCCCGGCGCGGCGAAGCTCCTCGTGAGCGCCGCGTCGCGTCGGTGGTCGAGCCAGGCCGACTTCCTCGACGGCGTCGAGGAACTCGGCTTCCGCGTCGCTGCAGACGCCGCGGGTGACGCCGAGGTCGATGCCGAACTGTTCGCCTTCCAGCGCACGGTCGGCTCCGACGCCGAACTCGAGCTCGCGCTCGGTTCCAAGCTCGGTTCGACCGACGCGAAGGTCCGACTGGTCGAGCGACTGCTCGCGCCCGTCGCCTCGCCCGCGACCACGCTGATCGTGCGTCACCTGGTGCAGTCGCCCCGCGGGCGCCGCACCGGTGAGATGCTGCGGGATGCCGCCGCCGTGGTGGCCGACCAGCGCGGCTTCGACGTCGCGACGGTCACGACCGCCGTCAGGCTCGGCGACGACCAGTTCGCCCGACTCGAGCGCACGCTCGGGGCCCAGGCCGGACGACGGGTCCGCTTCGACGCCATCGTGGACCCGACGGTCCTCGGCGGCATGCGGGTCCAGATCGGCGACGACGTAATCGACGGCAGCGTCGCCAGCCGCCTCAGCGAGCTGAGGCAGAAGCTCGCCGGCTGA
- a CDS encoding methylated-DNA--[protein]-cysteine S-methyltransferase, protein MGNQYLIRFPSPIGRIELLADESALTSLAIERDGALPHDGVPERPSPLLEEARAQLDEYFLGRRAVFDLPVRLSGTPFQRAVWTELQRLERGEAITYGALASAVGRPGSARAIGGAVGANPLPLIIGCHRVLGSDGRVTGYSGGQGVPTKLWLLAHEEIGFAA, encoded by the coding sequence ATGGGCAACCAGTACCTCATCCGATTCCCGAGTCCGATCGGGCGCATCGAACTCCTCGCCGACGAGTCGGCGCTCACCTCCCTCGCGATCGAGCGAGACGGCGCACTCCCGCACGACGGCGTGCCCGAGCGGCCGTCACCGCTGCTCGAGGAGGCGCGGGCCCAGCTCGACGAGTACTTCCTCGGGCGCCGAGCGGTCTTCGACCTCCCGGTCCGGCTCTCGGGAACCCCCTTCCAGCGCGCCGTCTGGACCGAGCTCCAACGGCTCGAGCGAGGCGAGGCGATCACCTACGGGGCGCTCGCATCGGCAGTGGGGCGGCCGGGGTCGGCGCGCGCCATCGGCGGCGCCGTCGGGGCGAACCCGCTGCCGCTCATCATCGGCTGCCACCGCGTCCTCGGCTCCGACGGCCGGGTCACCGGGTACTCGGGCGGCCAGGGCGTGCCGACCAAGCTCTGGCTGCTCGCGCACGAGGAGATCGGGTTCGCTGCGTGA
- a CDS encoding DNA-3-methyladenine glycosylase I, giving the protein MNAVRDVVVGDDGLARCAWAATDAEYRRYHDEEWGRPQHDPTRLFEKLCLEGFQAGLAWITILRRRPAFREVFHGFDPVRVAAMTEADVQRLLTDARIIRHRGKIEATITNARATLALDGTLDDLLWGFAPPPRAKPPASFAEVPATTPGSAELSRRLKSLGYRFVGPTTMYALMQAMGMVNDHVAGCHWAGAAAESTTSEPS; this is encoded by the coding sequence GTGAACGCGGTCCGCGATGTCGTCGTCGGCGACGACGGGCTCGCGCGCTGCGCCTGGGCCGCGACGGATGCCGAGTACCGGCGCTACCACGACGAGGAGTGGGGGCGTCCGCAGCACGATCCGACCCGGCTGTTCGAGAAGCTCTGCCTCGAGGGGTTCCAGGCGGGCCTCGCGTGGATCACGATCCTGCGGCGCCGTCCCGCATTCCGGGAGGTCTTCCACGGCTTCGACCCCGTCCGCGTCGCCGCGATGACCGAAGCCGACGTCCAGCGACTCCTCACGGACGCGCGCATCATCAGGCACCGCGGCAAGATCGAGGCGACCATCACCAACGCCAGGGCGACCCTGGCGCTCGACGGAACGCTCGACGATCTGCTCTGGGGCTTCGCTCCGCCGCCCCGGGCGAAGCCGCCCGCCTCATTCGCCGAGGTTCCCGCGACCACCCCGGGATCGGCCGAACTCAGCCGCCGCCTCAAGTCCCTGGGGTACCGCTTCGTCGGTCCGACGACGATGTACGCGCTCATGCAGGCGATGGGCATGGTGAACGACCACGTCGCCGGCTGCCACTGGGCCGGAGCGGCAGCGGAGTCGACGACCTCGGAACCGTCCTGA